A genomic region of Streptomyces sp. NBC_00247 contains the following coding sequences:
- a CDS encoding NUDIX hydrolase → MVDQVRSRVSAYGLVTRQEHLLLTRLSEASPVFRPGLWHLPGGGVDPGEQPQETLARELHEETGLEVLGSRLVDARGYTAHRLGVRWHLVALFYRVDVGPGTPTVTETGGSTAEVRWMPRSGLTRSTLSPAAVDGLGMLGR, encoded by the coding sequence ATGGTCGACCAGGTGCGCTCACGCGTCTCGGCGTACGGGTTGGTCACGAGGCAGGAGCACCTCCTGCTGACCCGGCTCTCGGAGGCCTCACCGGTGTTCCGACCCGGCCTGTGGCACCTCCCGGGCGGCGGGGTCGACCCCGGCGAACAGCCGCAGGAGACACTGGCCCGCGAGCTGCACGAGGAGACCGGACTCGAAGTCCTCGGCTCCCGCCTGGTCGACGCACGCGGTTACACCGCCCATCGGCTCGGGGTGCGTTGGCACCTCGTGGCGCTCTTCTACCGCGTCGACGTCGGGCCCGGTACGCCGACGGTCACCGAGACCGGCGGATCCACCGCCGAGGTCCGCTGGATGCCGCGGTCCGGCCTCACGCGTTCGACGCTCTCCCCTGCGGCGGTCGACGGCCTCGGCATGCTGGGCCGGTAG
- a CDS encoding amidohydrolase produces the protein MSDRARTVLAGLDTIRPGLEDLYKDLHAHPELGLREHRTAGKVSEALRGAGYEVVEGIGGTGVVGVLANGDGPVVLARADMDALPVRERTGLPYASTATVTGEDGSEQPVMHACGHDVHMAALIGGARLMAESRDAWRGTFVALFQPSEERGDGADAMIADGLTSRVPRPDVVLAQHVLALPAGYVGTRPGPFLSAADSLRVTVHGRGGHGSMPQAAVDPVVMAAMIVVRLQTIVSRELAATTPAVVSVGSIHAGTGPNVIPDSAVIQLNVRTYDDATRAQVLGAIERIVLAECQASGSPEAPLIEQIASFPPTVNDEAVTARVADAFAAHFGDDAHTVELQTASEDLSLIPDAFGVPFTYWGIGGIDPELYAEAVRNGTVARDVPVNHSPFFAPVLQPTLDTGVSALTVAALAWLGV, from the coding sequence ATGAGCGACCGTGCCCGCACCGTCCTGGCCGGCCTGGACACCATCCGGCCCGGCCTGGAGGACCTGTACAAGGACCTGCACGCCCACCCCGAACTCGGCCTCCGGGAACACCGCACGGCCGGCAAGGTGTCCGAGGCGCTGCGCGGGGCCGGGTACGAGGTCGTCGAGGGCATCGGCGGGACCGGAGTCGTCGGCGTGCTGGCCAACGGCGACGGGCCGGTCGTCCTGGCCCGCGCCGACATGGACGCCCTGCCGGTCCGCGAGCGGACCGGACTTCCGTACGCCTCCACCGCGACCGTGACCGGTGAGGACGGCTCCGAGCAGCCCGTGATGCACGCCTGCGGGCACGACGTGCACATGGCCGCGCTGATCGGCGGCGCCCGGCTGATGGCGGAGTCCCGGGACGCGTGGCGGGGCACTTTCGTGGCGCTCTTCCAGCCCTCCGAGGAGAGGGGCGACGGTGCGGACGCGATGATCGCCGACGGCCTGACCTCGCGGGTGCCCCGCCCCGACGTGGTGCTCGCCCAGCACGTGCTGGCCCTTCCGGCCGGTTACGTCGGGACCCGCCCGGGGCCGTTCCTGTCCGCCGCCGACAGCCTTCGCGTCACCGTGCACGGCCGGGGCGGGCACGGCTCGATGCCCCAAGCGGCGGTGGACCCCGTGGTGATGGCCGCGATGATCGTCGTACGCCTGCAGACCATCGTCTCCCGGGAGCTGGCGGCGACCACCCCTGCGGTCGTGTCCGTCGGCAGCATCCACGCCGGGACCGGCCCCAATGTCATCCCGGACAGCGCGGTCATCCAGCTCAACGTCCGTACCTACGACGACGCCACGCGCGCCCAGGTGCTGGGTGCGATCGAGCGGATCGTGCTGGCCGAGTGCCAGGCATCCGGATCGCCGGAGGCGCCTCTCATCGAGCAGATCGCCTCCTTCCCGCCCACGGTCAACGACGAAGCCGTCACCGCGCGGGTCGCCGACGCGTTCGCGGCCCACTTCGGCGACGACGCGCACACCGTCGAGCTGCAGACGGCCAGCGAGGACCTGAGCCTGATCCCGGACGCGTTCGGGGTGCCGTTCACCTACTGGGGCATCGGTGGCATCGACCCGGAGCTGTACGCCGAAGCCGTCAGGAACGGCACCGTCGCCCGCGACGTACCGGTCAACCACAGCCCTTTCTTCGCCCCGGTCCTCCAGCCGACCCTGGACACCGGCGTCAGCGCCCTGACCGTCGCCGCCCTGGCCTGGCTCGGCGTCTGA
- a CDS encoding SDR family oxidoreductase translates to MKFAVIGGTGLIGSQVVNDLNAAGHEAVPHAQSTGVDVIGGRGVEEAVAGADAIVNLTNSPTFDEASPAFFQKSMDNLLAAGTKGGVGHFVVLSIVGVDQVPELDYYRAKKLQEDILAAGPIPYSIVRATQFMEFVESVLSWTTEDGTVRLPATPIQPIAAADVALAVAEVAAGSPLGGVRNIAGPDVFTLDELGRITVAHASDGRTVVTDPTAGMFAAVKGDVLTDKNARLSSTRYADWLA, encoded by the coding sequence ATGAAATTCGCGGTCATCGGCGGCACCGGGCTGATCGGTTCGCAGGTCGTCAACGATCTCAACGCCGCAGGTCACGAGGCGGTTCCGCACGCGCAGTCCACCGGAGTCGACGTCATCGGCGGACGCGGGGTGGAGGAGGCGGTGGCGGGGGCCGACGCCATCGTCAACCTGACGAACTCGCCCACCTTCGACGAGGCGTCCCCGGCGTTCTTCCAGAAGTCGATGGACAACCTCCTGGCGGCGGGTACGAAGGGCGGCGTCGGCCACTTCGTGGTCCTCTCGATCGTGGGCGTGGACCAGGTTCCCGAACTGGACTACTACCGGGCCAAGAAGCTCCAGGAGGACATCCTCGCGGCCGGGCCCATCCCCTACTCGATCGTCCGCGCCACCCAGTTCATGGAGTTCGTCGAGTCGGTGCTCTCCTGGACCACCGAGGACGGCACCGTCCGGCTGCCCGCCACCCCGATCCAGCCGATCGCCGCCGCGGACGTCGCCCTGGCGGTGGCCGAGGTCGCCGCGGGCTCCCCGCTGGGCGGCGTGCGCAACATCGCGGGCCCGGACGTCTTCACCCTGGACGAGCTGGGCCGGATCACCGTCGCCCACGCGTCCGACGGCCGCACCGTCGTCACGGACCCGACCGCCGGCATGTTCGCCGCCGTCAAGGGTGACGTCCTCACCGACAAGAACGCCCGTCTCTCCTCCACCCGCTACGCCGACTGGCTCGCCTGA
- a CDS encoding NAD(P)H-dependent oxidoreductase has product MHSSRSFLFVLGSSRPAGNSEALARRAAAALPGSVAQRWIRLSDHPLPRFEDLRHTGTGLYEEPDGNAGMLREATRGATDIVIVSPLYWYSVSAEVKLYLDHWSGWMRVPGPRFTEEMREKTLWGVTAYASADASLADPLIGTLRNTADYLRMDWGGVLLANGTRPGQVLEDADALDRAARFFAPAAEAEAAPPAAGAGALVGP; this is encoded by the coding sequence ATGCACTCCTCCAGGTCCTTTCTCTTCGTCCTCGGCAGCTCGCGTCCGGCCGGGAACTCCGAGGCGCTGGCCCGTCGTGCCGCCGCCGCCCTTCCCGGTTCCGTCGCCCAGCGGTGGATCCGGCTGAGCGACCACCCGCTGCCGCGTTTCGAGGACCTGCGGCACACGGGCACGGGGCTGTACGAGGAGCCGGACGGGAACGCCGGGATGCTCCGGGAGGCCACGCGCGGAGCCACGGACATCGTCATCGTCAGCCCGCTGTACTGGTACAGCGTTTCGGCGGAGGTGAAGCTCTATCTGGACCACTGGTCGGGGTGGATGCGGGTCCCCGGCCCGAGGTTCACGGAGGAGATGCGCGAGAAGACCCTGTGGGGCGTGACCGCCTACGCGTCGGCCGACGCCTCTCTCGCCGATCCGCTGATCGGCACGCTGCGCAACACCGCCGACTACCTGCGCATGGACTGGGGCGGCGTGCTGCTCGCCAACGGCACGCGGCCGGGCCAGGTACTGGAGGACGCCGACGCGCTCGACCGGGCCGCCCGCTTCTTCGCCCCGGCGGCGGAAGCCGAGGCGGCGCCTCCGGCGGCCGGCGCGGGGGCTCTCGTCGGCCCGTGA
- a CDS encoding LysE family translocator, whose product MALTALWTFALVVGLLTLTPGLDTALILRTSALGRRRRAWGVVLGIQSGTLTWGALTSLGVTALLTASHLAYETLRWAGAAYLVWMGARMLRDTFTGRTPTADDVPVSPLPAGADSVGGGWRQGLLTNLLNPKMGAFYLAVLPQFIPPGADHFTAGLLLTSVHIVLGLVWSAVLIGCARLLGGWLRKPRARRLLDRITGTVVAGFGIRLAFGE is encoded by the coding sequence ATGGCACTGACTGCACTGTGGACCTTCGCCCTCGTCGTAGGGCTCCTCACTCTCACCCCGGGTCTCGACACCGCCCTGATCCTGCGCACCTCGGCCCTCGGCCGGCGTCGGCGGGCCTGGGGAGTCGTCCTCGGCATCCAGAGCGGCACCCTCACCTGGGGCGCCCTCACCTCCCTGGGCGTGACCGCGCTCCTCACCGCCTCCCACCTCGCCTACGAGACGCTCCGCTGGGCGGGAGCCGCCTACCTCGTGTGGATGGGCGCGCGGATGCTCCGCGACACCTTCACAGGCCGGACCCCGACGGCGGACGACGTACCGGTGTCCCCGCTGCCCGCCGGGGCGGACTCCGTGGGCGGCGGCTGGCGCCAGGGACTCCTGACCAACCTGCTCAACCCGAAGATGGGCGCGTTCTACCTCGCCGTCCTGCCCCAGTTCATCCCGCCCGGCGCCGACCACTTCACCGCGGGACTCCTGCTGACCAGCGTGCACATCGTCCTCGGGCTGGTGTGGTCGGCCGTGCTGATCGGCTGCGCCCGGCTCCTCGGCGGCTGGCTCCGCAAGCCCCGTGCCCGCCGTCTGCTCGACCGGATCACCGGCACGGTCGTGGCCGGCTTCGGCATCCGCCTGGCGTTCGGTGAGTGA
- a CDS encoding MFS transporter — translation MTQKSKPDVHRTRIFADLTPLRTSPDYRRLWFGNTVSWIGQGMTSLAVSLQVYDLTGSAFSVGLIGFCSLVPLVFFGLYGGAVADTMDRRKLGLGSSAGSFLLSAVLVASAFAGVEQVWLLYTIVALQAVCFALNSPARSSMIPRLLPPEQLPAANALGSLTSTTGTLVGPMLGGVIVGWWGYRAAYTVDVVTFTASLYAMWRLPAMLPDRSDDARAGEAVSGTGSTAGQRPERASVLEGLRFLGTRPNLRMTFFSDLCAMVLASPKALFPVVAIVWYHGDARTTGLLVAAPAFGALLGGVCSGWLGRVRRHGLAVVCAVAGWGAAIAAFGLTRQLWLGIVFLALAGCADTFSMVFRGTMLQAAVPDRMRGRLQGVFIVVVAGGPRLGDFLAGSVSDLASPGVAVTGGGVACVVAVLLLALKWRGFLRYDARNPQP, via the coding sequence GTGACCCAAAAGAGCAAACCGGATGTACACCGCACGCGCATATTCGCCGACCTGACCCCGCTGCGCACCTCCCCCGACTACCGGCGGCTGTGGTTCGGCAACACCGTGTCCTGGATCGGGCAGGGCATGACCTCGCTCGCGGTGTCCCTCCAGGTGTACGACCTCACCGGGTCCGCCTTCTCCGTGGGCCTCATCGGCTTCTGCTCCCTCGTGCCGCTGGTCTTCTTCGGCCTGTACGGCGGGGCCGTCGCCGACACGATGGACCGGCGCAAGCTCGGACTCGGCAGCTCCGCAGGATCCTTCCTGCTCTCGGCGGTCCTGGTCGCCTCCGCCTTCGCGGGGGTGGAACAGGTCTGGTTGCTGTACACGATCGTCGCCCTCCAGGCCGTCTGCTTCGCGCTCAACTCCCCGGCCCGCAGCTCGATGATCCCCCGGCTGCTGCCGCCCGAGCAGCTCCCCGCGGCCAACGCGCTCGGCTCCCTCACCAGCACCACCGGCACCCTCGTCGGCCCCATGCTCGGCGGCGTGATCGTCGGCTGGTGGGGCTACCGCGCCGCGTACACGGTGGACGTCGTCACCTTCACCGCCTCCCTGTACGCCATGTGGCGGCTGCCGGCGATGCTGCCTGACCGGAGCGACGACGCCCGCGCGGGAGAGGCCGTGTCCGGCACAGGTTCCACGGCGGGGCAGCGGCCCGAGCGGGCCTCCGTGCTGGAAGGGCTGCGGTTCCTCGGCACCCGCCCCAACCTGCGGATGACCTTCTTCAGCGACCTCTGCGCGATGGTGCTCGCCAGCCCCAAGGCGCTCTTCCCCGTCGTCGCGATCGTCTGGTACCACGGCGACGCCCGCACGACCGGACTGCTCGTCGCGGCCCCGGCGTTCGGCGCCCTCCTCGGCGGAGTCTGCTCGGGCTGGCTCGGGCGGGTCAGGCGGCACGGGCTCGCGGTCGTCTGCGCCGTCGCCGGCTGGGGTGCGGCGATCGCCGCCTTCGGCCTCACCCGCCAGCTCTGGCTCGGCATCGTCTTCCTGGCACTGGCGGGCTGCGCCGACACCTTCTCGATGGTCTTCCGCGGCACCATGCTCCAGGCCGCCGTGCCGGACCGGATGCGCGGGCGGCTCCAGGGCGTCTTCATCGTCGTGGTCGCCGGAGGCCCCCGCCTCGGCGACTTCCTGGCCGGCTCCGTCTCCGACCTCGCCTCCCCGGGCGTCGCCGTCACCGGCGGCGGCGTCGCGTGCGTGGTCGCGGTGCTGCTGCTGGCGCTGAAGTGGCGGGGCTTCCTCCGCTACGACGCCAGGAACCCGCAGCCCTGA
- a CDS encoding LLM class flavin-dependent oxidoreductase, which yields MSESSLLLHWFLPTGGDGRDPGGVTAVQGRTTSATRRRADIGYLAQVARAAETAGFHSLLTPVGLGCVDPWILSAALTQHTERIGFLVAFRAGFTSPTLLAQQADAFRRFAGGRLSLNVVTGGDPAEQLAYGDALPHDQRYARTDEVMAVLRDLLDGKEVDHDGEHLRIEGAKLTDPAVQYRVPLYFGGASPAAEAVAARRADVQLLWGEPPAAIAARVARLRAVAPALRYGIRLHVISRDTSAEAWAEADRILGGIDPEAVRASQERFARMDSVGQARMTALHGGSTDAAELEISPNLWAGIGLVREGAGTALVGSHDEVAARLDEYRRLGVDEFVLSGYPHLEEAFRVGEEVAPRLRALAKAP from the coding sequence ATGTCCGAGAGCTCCCTCCTGCTGCACTGGTTCCTGCCCACCGGCGGCGACGGCCGCGATCCCGGCGGGGTCACCGCCGTACAGGGCCGGACCACCTCCGCCACCCGCCGCCGCGCCGACATCGGCTACCTCGCGCAGGTCGCCCGCGCCGCCGAGACCGCCGGGTTCCACTCGCTGCTCACCCCGGTCGGGCTGGGCTGCGTCGACCCGTGGATCCTCAGCGCCGCGCTCACCCAGCACACCGAGCGGATCGGCTTCCTCGTCGCCTTCCGCGCCGGATTCACCAGCCCCACGCTCCTCGCCCAACAGGCCGACGCCTTCCGCCGGTTCGCCGGAGGCCGGCTCTCTCTCAACGTGGTCACCGGAGGTGATCCCGCCGAACAGCTCGCCTACGGCGACGCGTTGCCGCACGACCAGCGGTACGCCCGCACCGATGAGGTGATGGCGGTGCTGCGCGACCTCCTCGACGGCAAGGAGGTCGACCACGACGGCGAACACCTGCGGATCGAGGGCGCCAAACTCACCGACCCGGCCGTCCAGTACCGGGTTCCCCTGTACTTCGGCGGCGCTTCCCCCGCCGCCGAGGCGGTCGCCGCCCGCCGGGCCGACGTCCAGCTCCTCTGGGGCGAGCCGCCCGCCGCCATCGCCGCACGCGTCGCGCGGCTGCGCGCGGTGGCCCCCGCCCTGCGGTACGGCATCCGGCTGCACGTCATCAGCCGGGACACCTCCGCCGAGGCGTGGGCCGAGGCCGACCGGATTCTGGGCGGCATCGACCCGGAGGCGGTACGGGCCAGCCAGGAGCGGTTCGCGCGGATGGACTCCGTGGGCCAGGCCCGGATGACCGCCCTGCACGGCGGCAGCACCGACGCCGCCGAGCTGGAGATCTCCCCCAACCTCTGGGCCGGGATCGGCCTGGTGCGCGAGGGGGCCGGTACCGCGCTGGTCGGCTCGCACGACGAGGTGGCCGCCCGGCTCGACGAGTACCGGCGCCTCGGCGTGGACGAGTTCGTCCTCTCCGGATACCCCCACCTGGAGGAGGCGTTCCGGGTCGGCGAAGAGGTCGCCCCCCGCCTCCGCGCCCTCGCGAAGGCACCCTGA
- a CDS encoding carboxyl transferase domain-containing protein — protein sequence MIAAVADTFDERPAPGEGHHPGGARTPDGPLGWSGYGAALARAEERTGEAESVVHGTASVGGHPCVLLAFEFGFLGGSLGQRTGDRLTAAYTLARELRLPLVSLVATGGSRMQEGMVALTQLQRVARASAELRAAGLPQLAVLRDPTTGGGWATVGAGADVVLALAGAQVGFAGSRVRPADAEPYAYTAEGQSAAGQVDAVVDRAGLAGTLGRWLAVLGGGFGEAARASGVRPAPVPEALSRTRLPETGREAVALARAPERPRAEAYLDAYFAYRLPLHGDRAGGTDPGTLCGFGLHGGRPVAYVAQCGTPTRPAGYRTAARTIRLADRLSVPVLTLIDTPGAANDAAAERSGAGPAIAETFAAVAQARVPVTTLVIGEGGSGGALALASPGRTYVTADSYFSVIAPESAAAILKRPPEKADETADQLGLRPQDLVALGIARGIVGEAPDAG from the coding sequence ATGATCGCGGCTGTCGCGGACACCTTCGACGAGCGGCCGGCCCCCGGCGAAGGCCACCATCCGGGCGGGGCGCGGACACCGGACGGACCGCTCGGCTGGAGCGGTTACGGGGCGGCGCTGGCACGGGCCGAGGAGCGGACCGGTGAGGCGGAGTCGGTGGTGCACGGCACGGCTTCGGTCGGCGGGCACCCCTGCGTGCTGCTCGCCTTCGAATTCGGTTTCCTGGGCGGCTCGTTGGGTCAGCGCACCGGGGACCGGCTGACGGCCGCGTACACCCTCGCCCGGGAGTTGCGGCTGCCGCTGGTCTCCCTCGTCGCCACGGGTGGCAGCCGGATGCAGGAGGGCATGGTCGCGCTCACCCAGCTCCAGCGGGTGGCCCGCGCCTCGGCGGAGCTGCGGGCGGCCGGGCTGCCGCAACTCGCGGTGCTGCGGGACCCGACGACCGGCGGCGGCTGGGCCACGGTGGGCGCGGGTGCCGACGTGGTGCTGGCGCTGGCGGGTGCGCAGGTCGGGTTCGCCGGTTCGCGGGTACGCCCGGCGGACGCGGAGCCGTACGCGTACACGGCCGAGGGACAGTCGGCGGCTGGGCAGGTCGACGCCGTGGTGGACCGGGCCGGGTTGGCGGGGACGCTGGGCCGGTGGCTCGCGGTGCTGGGCGGCGGCTTTGGGGAAGCGGCCCGGGCCTCCGGCGTACGGCCCGCGCCGGTGCCCGAGGCGCTCTCCCGCACCCGGCTCCCGGAGACCGGCCGGGAGGCGGTGGCGCTGGCCCGCGCACCGGAACGACCCCGCGCCGAGGCGTACTTGGACGCGTACTTCGCGTACCGGCTGCCCCTGCACGGCGACCGGGCGGGCGGCACGGACCCCGGCACGCTCTGCGGGTTCGGGCTGCACGGGGGCCGGCCGGTGGCGTACGTCGCCCAGTGCGGCACCCCCACCCGGCCGGCGGGCTACCGGACGGCGGCCCGGACCATCCGGCTCGCGGACCGGCTCTCCGTCCCCGTACTCACCCTGATCGACACCCCGGGCGCCGCCAACGACGCGGCGGCCGAGCGGTCCGGGGCGGGCCCTGCCATCGCCGAGACCTTCGCCGCTGTCGCACAGGCGCGGGTGCCGGTGACCACGCTGGTGATCGGCGAGGGCGGTTCGGGCGGCGCGCTCGCCCTGGCCTCCCCCGGCCGCACCTACGTCACGGCGGACAGCTACTTCTCGGTCATCGCACCGGAGTCGGCGGCGGCGATCCTCAAGCGCCCGCCGGAGAAGGCCGACGAGACGGCCGACCAACTCGGCCTGCGGCCGCAGGACCTGGTGGCGCTGGGGATCGCCCGGGGCATCGTGGGCGAGGCGCCGGACGCCGGCTGA
- a CDS encoding acyl-CoA synthetase has product MTPLLPALQNPPAAGNEGREAVRFGELSLSYARLGDLAGALRPRITGAGGRVAVWATPSAETVVAVVAALLAGVPAVPLNPKTGERELAHIVTDSAPAAVLAAPGDVLPPVLAALPRIDVRVDADAPASPGPVPVEPGPGTAALIVYTSGTTGPPKGAVLPRRAVAASLDALEDAWGWTGEDVLVHSLPLFHVHGLVLGVLGPLRRGGSVRHLGRFSAEGVARELADGGTMLFGVPTMYHRLAEVLADAGETGTALAGALAGARLLVSGSAALPVHDHARLYAATGRRVIERYGMTETLMNTGVRADGVPRPGTVGPPLAGVELRLVEEDGSPVSGPEAIGEIQVRGANLFSGYLNRPDATAAAFTEDGWFRTGDMATVAPDGYVTIVGRKATDLIKSGGYKIGAGEIENALLDHPGVREAAVTGEPDADLGERIVAWVVPADPGSPPGAAELADHVAKLLSPHKRPRVVHHLDALPRNDLGKIMKRALTAASQGPGHGG; this is encoded by the coding sequence GTGACGCCACTTCTCCCCGCGCTCCAGAATCCCCCGGCCGCCGGTAATGAAGGCCGGGAGGCCGTCCGGTTCGGTGAACTCTCCCTCTCGTACGCCCGCCTCGGGGATCTCGCGGGGGCGCTGCGGCCCCGGATCACCGGGGCGGGCGGCCGGGTCGCCGTGTGGGCGACCCCGTCCGCGGAGACCGTCGTCGCCGTGGTGGCCGCGCTCCTGGCGGGCGTGCCCGCCGTACCCCTCAACCCGAAGACCGGCGAGCGGGAACTCGCGCACATCGTCACCGACAGCGCGCCCGCCGCCGTGCTCGCGGCACCGGGCGACGTCCTGCCGCCGGTGCTCGCCGCGCTCCCCCGGATCGACGTGCGCGTGGACGCGGACGCACCGGCCTCTCCCGGGCCCGTCCCCGTCGAGCCCGGCCCCGGGACGGCCGCGCTGATCGTCTACACCTCCGGGACAACCGGGCCGCCCAAGGGCGCGGTCCTCCCCCGCCGGGCGGTCGCCGCCTCGCTGGACGCGCTGGAGGACGCATGGGGATGGACCGGTGAGGACGTCCTCGTCCACTCGCTGCCGCTGTTCCATGTGCACGGCCTGGTCCTCGGGGTGCTGGGACCTCTGCGCCGGGGCGGTTCGGTACGTCACCTGGGGAGGTTCTCCGCCGAAGGGGTGGCCCGCGAACTGGCCGACGGGGGGACGATGTTGTTCGGCGTCCCCACCATGTACCACCGCCTGGCGGAGGTGCTCGCCGACGCCGGGGAGACCGGGACGGCGCTGGCCGGGGCGCTGGCGGGGGCACGGCTGCTGGTCTCGGGCTCGGCCGCGCTGCCGGTCCACGACCACGCGCGTCTGTACGCCGCGACCGGGCGCCGGGTGATCGAGCGGTACGGCATGACGGAGACCCTGATGAACACCGGTGTCCGGGCGGACGGTGTTCCCCGGCCCGGCACGGTCGGCCCGCCGCTCGCCGGGGTGGAGCTCCGCCTGGTGGAGGAGGACGGTTCCCCGGTCTCCGGGCCGGAGGCGATCGGCGAGATCCAGGTGCGCGGGGCGAACCTCTTCAGCGGTTACCTCAACCGGCCGGACGCGACGGCGGCGGCGTTCACCGAGGACGGCTGGTTCCGTACCGGCGACATGGCCACGGTGGCCCCGGACGGGTACGTGACGATCGTGGGGCGCAAGGCCACCGACCTGATCAAGAGCGGCGGTTACAAGATCGGGGCGGGCGAGATCGAGAACGCGCTGCTCGACCACCCCGGGGTCCGCGAGGCCGCCGTCACCGGTGAGCCGGACGCGGATCTCGGCGAGCGGATCGTCGCCTGGGTGGTCCCGGCCGATCCCGGATCGCCGCCCGGTGCGGCCGAGTTGGCGGACCATGTGGCAAAGCTCCTCTCCCCGCACAAGCGCCCCCGCGTCGTCCACCATCTCGACGCCCTGCCGCGCAACGACCTGGGCAAGATCATGAAGCGTGCCCTGACGGCCGCCTCGCAGGGGCCGGGGCACGGTGGCTGA
- a CDS encoding nitrate/nitrite transporter, translated as MDTAAPKQPAAPVAAKPSAAAYRNLVVATIGFALTFWAWNLVSPLSGEFKDRLGLSSFQQSFLVAVPVIVGSLGRIPVGALTDKYGARLMFPAVSALTIVPVLLLIPAKDSYGAMLAVGFLLGLGGTTFAIGIPLVNSWFPPSDRGLALGVFGMGMGGVALSGYFTPRIAKHGDNLPFLVVAGALVVYALLAAFLITDRPDRPVPADTLVHRLTEAGKLRVTWELSALYAIGFGGIVAFGVYLPTYLKTWYEMSPTDAGTKAAGFALVTVVFRPIGGYLSDHVHPALVTAGALLLAALMAIVQAFDPALNPGGTIALLAMAAGLGTASGSVFALVSQVTPQPKVGSVTGIVGAMGGLGGFVPPLVMGAIYSAKGSYSIGFMLLSDLALAGCVYAYGRMRNIQRDSG; from the coding sequence GTGGACACAGCAGCCCCCAAGCAGCCCGCCGCCCCGGTGGCGGCCAAGCCGTCCGCCGCCGCGTACCGCAACCTCGTCGTGGCGACGATCGGCTTCGCACTGACCTTCTGGGCGTGGAACCTGGTCTCGCCGCTGTCGGGCGAGTTCAAGGACCGGCTCGGACTCAGCTCGTTCCAGCAGTCCTTCCTGGTCGCGGTGCCGGTGATCGTCGGCTCGCTCGGCCGCATCCCGGTGGGCGCGCTGACCGACAAGTACGGGGCGCGGCTGATGTTCCCCGCGGTGTCGGCGCTGACCATCGTGCCGGTGCTGCTGCTGATCCCGGCGAAGGACTCGTACGGGGCGATGCTCGCGGTCGGGTTCCTGCTGGGGCTGGGCGGCACCACGTTCGCCATCGGCATCCCGCTGGTCAACTCCTGGTTCCCGCCCTCCGACAGGGGACTCGCGCTCGGTGTCTTCGGCATGGGCATGGGCGGTGTGGCGCTCTCCGGGTACTTCACCCCGCGCATCGCCAAGCACGGCGACAACCTGCCGTTCCTGGTGGTCGCGGGCGCGCTCGTGGTGTACGCGCTGCTGGCCGCCTTCCTGATCACCGACCGCCCCGACCGGCCCGTACCGGCCGACACCCTGGTCCACCGGCTCACCGAGGCGGGGAAACTGCGGGTGACCTGGGAGCTGTCGGCGCTCTACGCGATCGGCTTCGGCGGCATCGTGGCGTTCGGCGTGTACCTGCCGACGTACCTCAAGACCTGGTACGAGATGTCCCCCACCGACGCGGGCACCAAGGCGGCCGGATTCGCGCTGGTCACCGTCGTCTTCCGGCCGATCGGCGGCTATCTGTCGGACCACGTGCACCCGGCGCTGGTGACCGCCGGGGCCCTGCTGCTGGCCGCGCTGATGGCGATCGTCCAGGCCTTCGACCCGGCGCTGAACCCGGGCGGCACCATCGCGCTGCTCGCCATGGCGGCCGGGCTCGGCACCGCCAGCGGCAGCGTCTTCGCGCTGGTCTCGCAGGTGACGCCACAGCCGAAGGTGGGCAGTGTGACCGGCATCGTCGGCGCGATGGGCGGCCTCGGCGGGTTCGTGCCGCCGCTGGTGATGGGCGCGATCTACAGTGCGAAGGGCTCGTACTCGATCGGGTTCATGCTGCTGTCCGATCTCGCGCTGGCGGGCTGCGTGTACGCGTACGGGCGGATGCGGAACATCCAGCGGGACTCGGGCTGA
- a CDS encoding Lrp/AsnC family transcriptional regulator, with the protein MDRLDREILAILQEDARISYRDLGVRVGLSANAAGDRVRRMRRDGVIRGFTVIIDPAADTRSGLVVFIDVSLRLDTTNEEFERSVLTLPGITEVVHLTGGHDYLVRATAADPGALDSLLRRLKRDAGVAHSITRIALRAAPTR; encoded by the coding sequence ATGGACCGGCTGGACAGAGAAATACTCGCCATCCTCCAGGAGGACGCCCGGATCTCGTACCGGGACCTGGGCGTCCGCGTCGGGCTCAGCGCCAACGCCGCGGGCGACCGGGTACGCCGGATGCGCCGGGACGGAGTCATCCGCGGCTTCACGGTGATCATCGATCCCGCGGCCGACACCCGCTCCGGACTCGTCGTCTTCATCGACGTCTCGTTGCGCCTGGACACCACCAACGAGGAGTTCGAACGCTCCGTGCTGACGCTGCCGGGCATCACCGAGGTGGTGCACCTGACCGGCGGCCACGACTACCTCGTACGGGCCACGGCCGCCGACCCCGGCGCGCTCGACAGCCTGCTGCGGCGCCTCAAGCGGGACGCGGGCGTCGCCCACTCCATCACCCGGATCGCCCTGCGGGCCGCGCCCACCCGCTGA